AACCCTTTATATTTGTCAATGGAGCTCTGCACTCTATGATATATACTAGGGGCCACAATTTCATTTTGTGCTTTGATGTCAATGATGAGACATTCCAAGCGATAATGCTGCCCGAAAATTACTTAGATGGGTTATCTCCAgattttgatcaatttgaacAACTTGTGGTGTTCAAGGGATCGTTGGCTTTAGTTGCTTTTGGTAGAGATTTATATGAAGAGCATGATTTATGTTTCATATGGGTGATGACGGAATATGGCGTGTTTGATTCTTGGTCTAAAAAAACTGTAGCAGTAGATTTGGTTGAGAGGTTCTTTGGCTGCACCAGAAGGGGTGAACTTCTAATTGAAACACTTGGCACCGGGCTTGTTTCATTTGACCCTGATAGTCTAGATCAAAACAATCTTGAAATTCAACGTTCTCCTATTTGGTTAGGTTACTCTACTGATTTTATGGAGAGCTTGGTTTTACTTGATGGTGTAAACCTCTCATCTGAGAGCTTGGTATTACTTGATGGGGTAAATGTCTCATCTGATGTCTCATCTGAATACGAAGATTAGTCTTGTTAAATTTTCTAATGAAGTAGCAATCTTTTTTGAAGGTCATATTGACAAGTATTTTGTAGTTTCATGTATGCAATTTGAGTATTAAATGTTACTCCTCTTATTATGTTGTGCAGATCCTCAAAGATGGTCTTTTCATGGTGTTGTATACATGTTTAGCCAACATAATCTTATCTCATTTTTATGCCCCAGTGACAGCATGTATAATTTGGTGACCTTAGTTTCCTAGGCTTTAGTCCAAAGAAACATGGTTCAATATCTGAAATTGTACGCTTTTGTGATATTTGctcacatatatatttaattgcttaattgatttttatatttattttgattccTTGAAAATGTTGAGATTTGCTTTTCTGGTAGTTTTGtaagaaattgaaatagagaaaatagagaaaatacaTAGCTCTGGTAATGTGTGCCCAATGTTAGGATTTGCTGATCATGAATAATTGAAATTTAGAATGTCATATGATATAATCTGGCTGGGGTAGTGAAAAATTGTTGATAAGCAGGCTTAGTGACATTGACATTTGacaatatatatcttttaaagtctttaatttttgtatacaGCTGATCAAACCTTGTCCTAAATGCTTTAAATTTTCAATGCAgatattctttttaaattctCTCAAGAGGTCTATCAATTTAATGTAATTATATGCTTTGTTTAGTTTGCCTACTACCCAATGATTGTTGTGGGTCTGTGTAGAGATAATATGCAGCACTTCAAATAACTATTTACAACTTCCTAGTCATTCGATTAGTAGTTTTGATTTGCAATCCAttaatatatatgatgtattCAAATGCTTGTGATTGAATCACTGTTTTCTGCCTATGTTTTTATAATTAagataataataactttttataacTTACTAGTATGATGCACCCTCTTCTTTGTAACACCTTTTGCAAGACTAATCTGGTTTGGTTCTCCTCTCACAGTTCAAACAGAATCCACACAATTTACCACCATTGATGGTCATTaactcacaactcacaaggACACAAAGGGAAACGGATCCTCTTGTGCACTTTATGGTCATTAATTACGGCTTTGTAGAAATAACATTTGCTTTGAAGAAGACAAATCAAATCCCTTCTCCCCATACCTATTTTTATTCTGTATTGAGAACCTAACAGCTAACTGCTTTAATGAGACAAGGTAAATCTAAAGATTATACTAGAGGGGTGATGGTGTGTAGATGAGTCCCACGGGTTTCTCATATCCTATTTGCTAATGATAGCATTTTGTCAAGCAACCACTCAAGCGGAGGACGGTGTACTTTCTCTCCTAAATCTTTATGAGTATGCCTCAGGCTAAAAActtattgaaaacaaaacacAAGGCCACATTCAAATCCTGCTAGGCATAGAACATTTTGAGAAGTGTTTGGCCCTACCAAAAACATACAAGCAATGGAGGAGCCAAGGGCAGAAGGGCTATATGTTGAATTATTGATGCTTTAGTATATTTAAAGtttgggtaaattgcaaagcacacccttaaaatttggggttgtttggattttagaTTCTGAAGTTTGAGAAATTGAATCGTACACCTTGAAGTTTGGTTTCGACTCTATTAGTAAAACCCCACCCTCCATTAGTTTTGGCTCTCTGTTTTAAGTGAAATGACGTTGTTTTGGGAGGCtgatttggggaaaaaaaaataaagcacgTCATTGTCTCACTTAACATCAAAACGTTTTTACGGTTTTGCTAATAGAATCAAACTTCAGGTGTaaaatcctattttttttttaacttcaagGTCTAAAACCTAAACAACTCCAAGCTTTAGGGGCGTATTTTGTAATTTAGCCTTAAAGTTTTGAACCATTGATAAGTCAATTTACTTTCCATAAAATAACCACACATTTCCTCCTTCTCCTAAACAAAAGATGGTGACCTCccatgtaaaaataatttttagaaaattaatttgcttgtttttccttcttctcGGGTAGGCAAGGATTGGTTGGTGGGTTccacaaaataatttaaaaaaagtataCTGTGTCTTTGTATACCAGCACCAGATACCAATGGTGAGAACAGCTTAGTTCATATATAGCAAATTTCACTATTGATAAAGTAGTTGATTAGTAATTATCAATTTTGGTTTGAAAAGAAGTTGTACCCACATGCGGTAAAGTAGTTGATTAGTTATTTATTAgggtctaaaattttagaatttccaCTGTTTTTTTCCTTCCTGCATCTCTTTGACTTTCCTATGGTTTCAAGATCAAATGCTGAGTTTTTGTATGAAGCCAAATTTCAACTATTTAGaaaaataacccaaaatttaactaatttttggaataataaaagaagaaagattgaCTTCAATACAATTTTTGCAGGTACATTGCTATATATACTCTGTGATAATGATAATGAATTGATtaactaattattttattaataatgaattgattttttttgtttattttttatttttattttaatgacaTGAGAGATATATTTGTAGTTTATTAAGATTATGGGTATAAATCCATTCAAGATTGCAATATGGAGTGGGTGGACTCCACCCAACATTGCAATATGCTTGAACTTTGAAGTTGACCTTATGGGTTAAAGCTTTGATTAATAAAGTCACTGTAATTCAGAAACCCCAAATCTtagattgtaaaaaaaaaaaaaccttaaatttctGTGTAGAACCTAGAAGATCTCCATTTGGATCACCGATGTTGAACTTCTGTTCGAGAAGTTTGGCACTATACTAGTTCATTTGATCCTTAGAGTCAAAGCAAGCAAAACCTTGGAATTAAAAATCCTATAAGGGTGGCTGACACAGCTAATTTCTTTAAGAGCTTAGTTTTACTCGATGTTGGAAAGTTTTGTTTTCTATGTAATCTGTGGAAAGATTAAGGCAACATTGTGTTTTgtacttttgttttctttcctaTTGTTGCAGACTTAAAAGTAATGTTTTGATGTACCagactaaattttattaaacagAAAAGAATCCTTTCAGTCGTTATGGCTATTATTTATCAACCAATTTTTTGTGGACTTTCTAGCAAATGGTATATTCATAGCCTTATTTCACTTGTAATGATTACAGGATTTGGCATCAAGTTAACGATTGAAATTGGTTTTACTTATAAATTTAGTAcccttgattttgattttgtctacACACCTTGTTGGATATCATGCTTTGATTCTGTGGCAACAAAGGAATATTTTCTATAGACTTTACATTTTCTGTGTTGGCTTAATTGATTCCCCCACCctaatttttatagttttttttgctaatttattTGTCTGTCTCTTAAGCTGGCAAGCATATGTAGAGTTATATGAATAGGATAATAAACTCTTGGAATTATGCCTTAGTGACAACATGAACAATTTGGTGAGCTTAGTTTCCTAGGCTTTATTCCAAAGTAACAAGGGAATAAACTTTTGCAATGTGTACACAATGCATAAAGCCAAATCATATACTTCAATATCTAAAATAGCATGCTTTTGATATTTGCTCACATATTTAATtgcttaattgatttttatatttatttcgACTCCTTGAAAATGTTGGGATTTACTTTTTTGGTGGTGATgtaagaaattgaaaatagagaataaatttACAGAGCTCTGGTAATGTGTGCCCAAAGTTAGGATTTGTTGATCATGAAACTATTGAAATTTAGAATGCTGTATGATGATCCGGCTGGGGTAGTGAAATTGTTGATAAGCGAGCTTAGTGACATTGACAATATATATCCTTGAAtgtctttaatttttgtatttgtacGGCAGATAAAATGGTGTCctaaatactttgaattttcaatGCAGATATTCCTTTTAATTCTCTCAAGAAGTCTATTAATGTAATGTAATAATATGCTTTGTTTAGTTTGCCTACTACTCAATGATTGTGGTGGGTCTGTGTAGAGAAAATATGCAGCACTTCAAATAACTATTTAGAACTTACTAGTCGTTTGATTAGTACTTTTGATATATATGACATGTTCAAATGCTGATTGAATCACTGTTTTCTGCCTATGTTTTTATAATTAAGATAATAATAACCATTTATAACTTACTAATCTGATTCTGATGCACCCTCTTCTTTGTTACACCTTTCTCCAAGTAGAATCATTTGGTACTTTAGTTTTGCTTAGTTTGTTTCTCTTGGACTAAAAATTTGTATAGACCTTTTTCACCTCTAGCTCAATTGCTCAAGAATAATTCTTTATAAGACATGGCTGCTAATACCAACTATTGACTTTTgtgatgataattttttttggtgccATATGAAAGCTGCTGAAGAATTGTCTTCTTATGTAGTGTTATTAAgttatcccttcctactgcaATAGACAAATGAAAGAAATGTAAGATTACCAAGGGAAACAAGAGTTTGTTGAATAGATCCATTGAAATGGATAACCCTTTATGTCCTTTTAGTGGAAAGGATCCTTATtaatcatatattattattaatgtgaTTTTGCAAGACTAATCTGGTTTGGTTCTCTCACTCTACGAACAGAATCCATTCAGTTCACAACCATCGATGAATGGAGTTGGAAATGAATCACAAGGACACAACGGATtcttaataacaaaaatactctAAATTATAGATAAACACATTTTTGGTGGtgaaaataaacattttttttcttataaaattaacTCTGTATGGatacctttattatttttctgcTTACAACAAGTGGAGAGGGGGATTCAAAACCAAATTCTATTGGACAGGAGGGTAATGTTCAAAATCACAAGACTCTTGACTATGTAAATACTTTCAACATATGTTAGAATTGTTGTTTTTTCACTTAGAAGgtgaaattttgcattttataatAGACTTGAAACGTTGATaagaattataattttttatagttttataaaaacatATGAATTTATGCCTTTACCCACAATTCCTATAATGAATTGTGGCCATGCACTTTTAAGAGAAGGGatgaaaggaagagagaaagcaTCTCttataacaaatatataaagtCAATCATGTAACAAGCGAGTAATGCCATGAGGGAATGCTATGTGGGAGGCCAATGAGACCAAGTTTGACAAAGAGATATAAAATTGGAATGTGACATTTTGGCTTGTTACGTGACTTtggatgtaatttttttttttttaattattatttgtgtgtgtgtatgggAGAGGATTACTCCTTTAGCAAGTTTTGTGAAAATCTTCAAAGCCTATTTACATGAAGTATTTCTAGGCTTGTACTGCTTTGAGAGCTTAAAAATTTGATCCATCACTGTAAACTATAGGAATGAAATTCAGACTTGCTGCATCGGCTCCAAGTTTTCTAGTAAACTGTAGTTCACTTTGATCATGTGTTTATAAATTCAAGCAATACTACAACAATTAAGTGATGAAAAataattcttctaaaaaaaagtgatggaaAATAATAGGTAGTTGCATGTGGAGGGTCCATAAGCAAACTTGTAGGAGTGGGGCAACCAATTCCAGAGATTCATGGTACATAGTTATGAAATTTGAGTCCTACTCATTGAAACGATGGTTTGTGTTATCCTAACACAGGTCTGATAGTATTTGTGTTATTCCAGTCCTTATTTTTAGCTTAAGCCAATAACAGAATCCATGATTTTTGCACTTGAGCGTCGTTAGTGTTCCTTGATTTTAGTAGTTGAATTGTTAAGTGTTATTTGTATATGATATAAATACACAAATTTTTGGAGGGAAAATAGAAATATTTAGATATgaagaaatgaaattttatttaacaaagGGATAATGTTCGGATTTGATCAAGGAAATCCTGAGAACATTAGATAACAAAGAGGATAATGTTTGGATTTGATTAAGGAAATCCTGAAAACCTTTTGAATTTTACTGAGGAAATCCTAACCTTTGTTAAAAACCTAAAACAATAGAGCAGAGCTGCacacacttaaattaggtttcCCTCCCAAAAAATTTGTGTACGTATCAAAATCAGAGACCCAGATTTGACTCAGTGGGATGTCTCAGTCTCAGCGTGTCCCGGACGACGTCATTGTATTCGACATACTGACTCGGGTGGCAGTGAAATCCTTAATCCGATTCAGTTGCATTTCAAAATCTTGGAACTCCGCCATCAACAGCCCGATTTTCATTACCAAACACCTAAACCTCAACCAAGCAAAATCATTAACCAATAATATTAACGATGATCATAATGGTTTTCTGCTATGTACCCTATCAACCTGGGATCTTTGGTCTCACAAAGAATTGAGTGTCTGCTGTTTGCAATAGAGACCACACATTAATGGATATATTTAGGTGTGAAATCCCATTTTTTTGTGCCAAAACCATGGTTGAATTCTGTAATGGCTTATACAGCTTCTATCACTATCGtaattatgttatatatttGTGGAACCCAAGTATAGAAAAGTTTTAAGATCCTCATTGCTACTCCCTTTATTCCTATCTATTCTTTTGGTGTTGCTCTTGGATTTGCGAATTGTTCTGCAAACAATGACTTCAAGATTCTCAGAATTGTGTTTCAAAATTCGCTTCCTCAAAAATAAGCCTCTCCGCCTGAGGCCGAAGTGTACACGTTAAGTACTGATTCGTGGAGAAGTGTTGCAATATCGGGGAATTCATTTGGAGGATCCAGACCCAATGGATCTGTTCGTGCTCTACGAgagaaaccctttttttttttaatggagctCTGCACTCTATAGCGTATACTAAGGGCCGCAATTTCATTTTATGCTTTGATATCAATGATGAGATATTCCGAGAGATAATGCTGCCGGGAAAATATTTAGATGGATTATCTCCAAATATTAACAACTTGCAACATCTTGTGGTGTTCATATGGAAAGAGAGGGAATATCAGGGTCAAGGGATTGTTGGCTTTGGTTGCTTTTGGtaaagatttagatgaaaagagaaatatatGTTTCATATGGATGATGAGGGAATATGGTGTGGTTGAGTCTTGGACTGGAAGAACTATACCAGTTGGTTTTGTTAAATTTGAGAGCGTCTTTGGCTGCACTAGTAATGGTGAACTTCTAATTGAAACAGATGACTCTTGGGTTGTTTCATTTGACCCTGATAGTCTAAAAGTGAACAATCTTGGACTCAAAAAGTCATAGATGCTTGGGTTACACAAGTGACTTTATGGAGAGCTTGGTTTTACTTGGTAGGTAAACGTGTCATCTAAATATGAAGATTTGTCTTTATCATAGATTTCTAGCAAAGTAACAATCTTTGTGAAATTCACATTAACAAGTATTTTGTAATGCCATATATGCAATTTGAGTATTAAATGTTGCTCTTATCATGCTGTGCTCATCTTCAAAAATGGTATATTCATGATGCAGGATACACAACATGAACTATTTGGTATAAATGTTGGAAGGCTTTTGATGCAGTATACAAAACATGAACAATTCTTACTCTAAAAGAATAGGCTTTTGATATTTGCTTGCATTTTTAATTGCTTATGAAGCAGTTTTTAGAGTAAAAATGTTAGAATTTgatgaaaaacatgaaattattgaaatatacaATGTTGTATGATAGATTCTGGATGTGTAGTAAGttatttacttgttttataATTAAGCAGGCTTAGTGACATAGATAATATACATGCTCGAAATGTGTTTAATATCATTTACAGCAGATCAACA
The DNA window shown above is from Quercus lobata isolate SW786 chromosome 7, ValleyOak3.0 Primary Assembly, whole genome shotgun sequence and carries:
- the LOC115953746 gene encoding F-box protein CPR1-like — encoded protein: MSQSHRMRKPTLSSERVPDEVVFDILTHLPVKPIIRFRYDGIVTHGLVYNSQNNDFKILRIVFDGEVSGYKVPLPLEAGVYTWSTDSWKYIDIYMESLSGSGLNASIVDIQEKPFIFVNGALHSMIYTRGHNFILCFDVNDETFQAIMLPENYLDGLSPDFDQFEQLVVFKGSLALVAFGRDLYEEHDLCFIWVMTEYGVFDSWSKKTVAVDLVERFFGCTRRGELLIETLGTGLVSFDPDSLDQNNLEIQRSPIWLGYSTDFMESLVLLDGVNLSSESLVLLDGVNVSSDVSSEYED